The genome window GTCTTATTTGCATATGTAACGATTCTAAACTAAATTCAAACTTACAGCTTCTGAATTAGAAACCTAAATCagtgagaatatttaaaaaattctaatccaGGCTTTAAATCAAGGaaagaagattttaaataagGAATTTTAGTATGGTCTTCTACTTTTACAATGAACAACACCTTGCACTTGTTTGGACATGTGATTAGAGAGAGTTGATTCTTGACAACttacttttaactttttgatGTGATTCTATTGTTCATGTGTGCATCATTTAACCCAATTACTAATCTTTGTTTCATCTTACAGAATGGACTCCTGGACAAAAGTGGATCAATTAAAAGCAGTGACGGATTTACCATAAAGCAAAACAAGCAGCTGCTTGAGGCCTCACAGGCCTCAAAGTAACAAATTTTGCTTCACAAAATGAACTTTGATGATGTCACTCGAGATTTTGCACCAGAAAAAAGTAGGAAGAAACTGTAAATGTATTgtacataaaactgtaattaaaataaatatttattttatctttcttttattaaaaaaaaaggagagagaAGACAAAGTTTATCCAAAGGGGAGGGGGGcctcaaaaatatcgatttgctTGGGGCCTCATCCAAGGTAAATCTGGCACTGATTACAAGTTAAAATGGATAAATATGATTATGGATACAAGATGACCACTGCCTCTTTGGATTCAATACATTTTTAGTTAATGGATAATACTACATGtgaaagtacatttaaaaaacactatttcataacaaacatttatttttctcatgtgaagtgtataacaaaatttcagaaataaaaacgattaaaaaatcatAGGTTTCAAAACCTTTTGTGTGTTACTTTACCTCtctcataaaattgttttgttatagtATAACTTATTCCAGTGTTAAATTTGATCACTATTAATTCTCATGATACAAAATTTTCCATCATTTTTGTGATCAAGACTTTCCATTGAATAGGAATTTTCATTGTACCaatttaaagatgtttttttcattaaatgtagtGTGTGTTACactgaagtattatttttgttgctCCATTTATCCTCTatttatatgcaaatattttaGACAGAAAAACACACAGACAATGTTTTCTACACCTTCTATTGATCCTCTAGCATCATTTCAATTAGTTCTACTTTCACAATAAGTTCAAACCAATTGTGAAATTTCCTAATTAAGCAAAATTCCAGAGTGctttaccaaatttcatcaaaataattccCGTTCAATTTTAGCCCAGCTGCTTCTTATAACGCATAACCTATTCGCAAAGATGTTGCATGTTTTGTGTGCGACAGCCAGTCTCAGGGtccagaaaattatatatttaattaactgttgCCTGCTTCCTTCAATTTGGCACATACCCTTTTCAGCATGCTTAAGAGATGGCAGTGCCCAGCTGAAAATATTCTATACAATAGCATCAACAGAAACCTCACCTGAGTCCATTAGTCAGAAACCTCTGAACACCTCACAAATTTCACTACATATCCCATTGAAAAGCCACACCTGAGGCAGGATTTTagaccctaatttttttttcgtctGGTGAATAAAGTCTCAACAATGCCTCCTTTCGCACCCATCTTTCTACTATTGCCTTTTTTAAGACAGCAAAAATGCAAACTTCATGCAAATACAAATACTTTTTCCATTCGACCGCAACTGCCTTACACATATTTAGCTGCATTATAGAATTTCATAGATATTAACTCCTCGCACCAGCAGTAAATAACCGAACTGCGGTAACTAAAGGAATGCACAATCTGTTCACCTGGTTGTCAATTTACCGATTGGTGTTCTGTTTTAAGATTTCATGTTATACTTCCAAGAAAGGGGCACTCCCAAAAAAACAGATTCATCTTGTGACTGCTTCGACAGTTAAATGACGGCGATAAGGTTcctcattatacaaaaaaacaactcCTGTCTTCTCCACGACCAGTAAATCCCATGACCTGAACGGCACGATTAACTAcgactacataaaataaaaataataaatggttatttttgaaaaaaaaagacagagGCTCTACTATCCAATTAGATAAAGCGTATCTGATTCTACCTTTCCTATTACTGCCAAGCCACTgtaattcaagtaatttttttttatagcatacaATTTCCAGTTGTATAAtcggaaattattatttaaggagATAATAATAAGCATGATCTGTTCTGTTTCTTCTGCTGTTATTGGTCGAAGAAGTACGTAATCGCTTCAAAATAATTGGCAGAGTATTAAAATAGACAGCTAAGTTCAAACGTTACAAGACTTTTGAAAGGAACTGTAGAATGGAGATCGAGATAAATGACGAAAGCCTTAGAACACgctaactaataaataaaataaattattcattacaataaattaatatgtgaatGAGCTATTAATGTATTCTTTTACATATATCGTTTTTTTCGGTAGCTGACTGAGTAAAATGACAAAATGTGCTGTATTTCAGAAATTCTACAGGGGTTTGGGtttcaattttttcacaaaactcaTTCAAGCTCTGCACACAATGGAATCAACCTCTGCTAATCGCATCACAGAAAGCAGTACACACGTACAAAGATATTAACCATAATATCCAAACAAAAACaccatcaataaaaatttcaataactccGCTGATGAAATTGCCATAATTAACTGAAAAGattttctagaaataaaatttattcaaagttttatgtaatttgtcATCTTGATGAACGAAAAGTTTTAATGCaatgcttaataaaaatataaataagcttCATATTACACACAACATTCTTTGAttgtatatttacttaaaattctgttacattacaaaatataatagaaaaaagatacGTTTTTGGGAttagaacaattttaatattttatcaatgaaatttctttttttttacttgtcccttctgaatcttgtttcttttaattacctCAATTAGATGTACTACCTTGATTACGTGAAGACACAGAACGTTCCTGACTTGTTCCTGACTTTcgattatcattaattttttcattttcttcttcaattATATCATCAAACactattactaaaaaattagCAGAATAATTTTTAGCACCTGGATTGATAACCactacttcttcttcttcaatcCACGAAgcatataataattcaaaaattgaagtaaattccaTATTTTTAGCCATTGATTGTGATGCATTACTTGTAAAAATACCACCAAGaacttttatcttaaataattttgtttgacgTATAGCTGCCTTCATTAAGGCTTTACCTATtcctgtaaaacaaattttaaaaaaattatttttaagatacatttaaatagatattttaatataatatttgttaaatcaactatgaatttataaaatcatatataataaataaaaaatatttacccagAAACACTATCAAAGCCAATAACATAGAAGTGTTACCaagcttttaactttttttgataccaaatttgtaattttttaatcttaaaccaTGTGGATGGGAAGTCCCTTTACTTGTAATAAATCCAGTTTAATCGGGCTCAACTGATGTCAATTCTCACCGCTGATATCGCTCACTGCTGCTGGAAAGGTGGGAGGATAAACTGTATTGGGGATTGTCCCGTGTATTCATTTGTGGTGGGGCAATCTCAGTCGTAGTCGAGTGTGGAATGTTGGCGGATACGAGTGCGTACACTGTCAAAGAGCGTTTGTTAACTTTTGTATGGATCCACGAACGTCCATACACTGgtaaaacattatgaatgactCTTTTGTGCGTTTTGGGAAATCGTCACCATCACGTAATGGGAGAAGATCGTTACTGACACGGGACAGTGGAAGGCCGAGCACTAGGCTGAGACGTGTGCTGTTGTGGAGATATCCATCACCGATGAAATAACGCGCCAACgttctgcagagttaggcattccaagatCGACAATGCAAGACCACATACGGAAGGATTTCCGCATATGAGTGACCTTGatgtcagttattgcttgaaaGCTCTCCGAGAGCAAACGGTAAAAAGAACTTGTGTTCACAGACGAGTGTGCGATTTATAGAAGCTCTCGTAACCGAAATGTTTTTTCTGAGGAATCTAATACCCTCcgcctcatgttatgatttgggctgggatgacagctgaacatttccttgatatttattttttgaaggcaTAGTTAATCAACAAGAGAATGATCGACGAGTGGTTGTttccagaattaacggcaaaagggatcgctgacatcaatacgtttcagcaagacggtgctTTAGCGCATTTGCTTTGAATGTTCGCAGACGCATCAATGAAATTTATCCAAATCATTGGATCGCATGTCCGTCAAGAGTTACCGGTTCCCTTGCATTAGCCAGCAAGAAGCCCTGACCTCACCACAACTGACAATCCACTCtggggttttataaaaaaaaataggtcagaAAATGCAGATACATAACAAACAACGAGCAGCTTCAAGACACTGTTCAGTCAGCATTAGAAATGATCATCCCTGATATGATGTTGCAGATTAACATCCAGACATGGAAGCGCATACAGTTATGCTTTGAACATGATTGAACCCACGCAGACattttagatccatagaaggtaaGGTCTACCTATCGTAATAATTTTCTAACTAGTGTAAAGGGTAAAGGGATATCCCGCCCACgagtacaatgtaataaaaatatattcctttattctacattattttaatcttaacaaCATTTTAGCAAAGGAAATAAACCGGGAGCTACAGGGCATGGCtcacaacagtaaaaaaaactcacttataatcacaaatattttaattcgttATCCAGCTTACTCATTGTCACTAATCAGGGCAAGCTCTCCTGACCAACAGTCTTTAGACAtgctttaaaattgttatgattAACTAGTCAAACCTTTTCTTGATGTTGGTGAAAACAATTTGATACCAGACATACATCACTAATGAAAATACCGTAGAGTAATTCCAACAATAACAAGATCCCATTTTAGGCTTGGTAGGAAAGTTAGAAGATAAGCAGTTCCCATTAGCTTATTACTAAACCAAATAAACTATTCCATATCAGCATGTCAAGCTGACCAAAAAGCAAATGATATTCAGCCCTAATAATGTCCTCTTCAATATGCTTTTAACATAAGTATTGACAGTTTAATATTAGTATTCTAAGAGAAACATGTACTCTGATGCTTTATGTGCATCAGTAATAAGAGAAGAGTGGGGCAGATAgtgcaaaacaaaaattacatcatGAATTCCTGTCACTGCATATAAATTTCCTATGTAAaggtattttaagatttttttataagaagaaaatgtTTACTAATCTTCTACAACAAGTATTTGTGGGAGTGCTGTAAAGTACATGTTATTACTTAATCCAGTTCTTTTAATACATCTGTTGCCATCCACCTATACTTCAgcaagaaatacattttataaattaaataaatagagataactaataaataaattcatgatttgattttatgaattcaagaattttaactttcaataaaaattttaaatgtaaatgctACCCTGTaacgtatttcttttatttaaaaaaaatctttaatgtggttctttaaaataaaaatatatttgtaacatagtaaaatttttgataacataataaaaagaacaaaccATAACCACGATACTCTTTCTCAACTgaccaaatatatatatcattatatctATGTGTaccaaataattcttttaaatttacttgttttagAATGTACTTTCTGAGTCGTTGCATTTTACAAAGAACTGATCCTTCATATATCTAAcagaacaaacaataaataaagattatcattaatacaaaatgtactatagttagtaaattattttataacagatatGTCAGGAATATTTATTCTGATCAAGTAATattaacattgttaatttttcatttcaaatttgtttatgtttatgtgtGTACATAAAACTTTCAAATCACAGTTTTAGAGATACATTATGAATGgggaaaaaagagattttttgtttgaaagaGGATTAAAATTTATCTGGAAAATATCTGgttgaaattaagttaatatgAATGCCTTCGATCCaatccccctcaaaaaaaaatagaaaaaatatacaattcataAGTAAGGATTTTATAATGATGATGTAATTAACATCATCATAATGATAGTTATAAGCCATGACTAAGTAGTGGCTTTATCACTGAAATAAAGATAGCTGATattcacacaaattttttttcaaaagttttcttaCAGAGCAGCagttttgatataaattattttttttttaacaatacttttacaaatatttcatgttaCTACAAAGAGGAAATTTCAgttcataatttacattattgtaatCACATCATGAATCTACTgcatagtaaatattaatattcagtaGTATCTAACataagaattcaaatattttatacacgCTAAGTCAGACTTTACTTACTTGTACTTGTAATTAATATACAttgtaatcataataaaaaaattaaaattttagatcttataaaatagaatatttgaatattttatttctaaatacttACAGCCATTCTACTTGCTGTTTTCATATTAATATCATCTACAACTCTTTCAATTAAGCAAccaattactttattttcatcttctttaaGAGCAATTAATGATTGTGTATCATGCATACGAGAAATTATTAATTGGGAAAATGCTTTAAGTGATTCATCATCATTAAGTATTTCTAATGATTTACATAAAGGTTCTTCAACCATAtaagaattctgaaaaaatatttcaaaagttaacGTTTATTACAGTTACTGACCTCCAGTGTGTTATAACAATTGCCTTATCTTCAGTGTACAATGATCATCATTGCTGTTTAAGTCGTATCAGTTTTAGTTAACATTCTATAGTTAAACAATAGTATTATGTCCTTTGTTGCTAAGATGGGAACAAACCTCCATACATTTACCTGACTTCATAGATCAGAAGGCCACTACATCAGTAGATCTATTTTGGAGAAGcctatcagataaaaaaatatcaaagaaacacCTTGTTTAACCAGGTCATTTACATATAAACCATTCATTGACCAGACAATGAGGACCGAAGCAACAAAAATCTGAGACAAATACATTGGAACCAATATTTCTGATACCTCAATTATTATGCATACAATTATCCAGAGAAACACcagatttttctgtaatttagaaatttgcttatgttcataaatattaatttattattctcccataaaaatgtgtttttgtattCTTTGATCTTGCTACAGAATTTATCAGCAATTGTAAAGCCTAGTATGAGTCATTATTAAACTAATGTATTTAAAGTATATGAGTCCTGATTCTTTGTGTTTCTTCCAATAGTTTAGGTCATGGAACTCTGACCACAGTTTCCTTCCCTTACCACTGATCTAAGAGATGATCGATAATACTGTTCTTCCaagttttattattcataattaaaccCATTAAAACTTCTCTCTACTACTTCCTCTCAATAAAGTATCTCTCCATATTTAGTAAACTGATGAGACACAGAGGGTTGCTGCTTGTCTTCCCACATAGGAGATTGACAGTGCAAAATCCAATTACTAATCTAGAtcagttactttttaaccttttGGTTTCTTGACACTGGTTCCTGATTAGCATTTTATTTTGCTGTGCCTCATGCCTAATTTTAATCTCTATTATTATACCTACgttatcttatattatttattaacaaatttatgtttatgaattaaaaatttagtttatatacaAACAGGAAAGAAAGGCAGatttacatatgaaataatattccAACAAAgatgaagttaattaaatttttttaagtaaaccatACTACCTGCAGTTGCTTGATTTATCaattcataatcttttttcttgGACAATATTACCTTAAAACAAACTGTAGcctaataaaattaatgcaatgaataatgttctttttttggTGTATATTTAACACtgatttcatgaaattaaattttaatgatattttcatgATAAATGATTATTCTTTGCTAAGACAAAAAACATTTCCAGAATTATAGTTGAGTTTACTTCAGCCGTGGGCTACTTTACTTCAGTTATTAGGTATACATAACCACCACACAGAAAATAAGTATCTTGAAACAGGTTCACAGCCTGCAATTTCTCACTAAATCACACAAATAAAGcactataataaaacaataaaaaatagccTGTAGAGGTCTCTACATCATTAGCTTGAGTATTGACAAGTCAGAAACTACTTTCAGCTGTGTTGCCTAGGAAGATTATCCAGATacatcctgacccccataggAGAAGACACCCTTGTTACCTTCCCGATCGCCACACatcccctctgttcctagccctgatgggttttaccaGAGGTAATTtcttagaccctctaaacctgataacatatCAGAGTTATCAGTTTCACCTCTCTCAGGATGCCACCAATccaaatgccttggtagacatttccatcagtgtattcaCACAACTTCACTATTGCCTTCATATGGCTTCTTCCTACCACGACtacctaccgtaacttacaattctcaactatcaaattaaccaactCACAGAAGCACAATCCCCACGCCTTCCTCTAACATCAaatatttcacacaaaaactcttctatacctaacttcaattagactttGCACTCGGATCATTACTTGAgtcttttaaacacaaaaaaaacactaCTCTCATACCAATAAAACAAGGGTTGATTGCAACAAGTTTGtcctacaatttaatttactctgTGCTTTAAAgttactcaaaaatcaagaaacaaattcacaaatttaataaacttctaatgaaaacataccttaTCTCTCTCTGTTCTGGTCTGCTTTTGGGAGCAAGGTAAATGCCTAGACCCTTCCACACTGCGGCTCGATCATATAGATTAGTCAtgagatattaataattactggGTACAGCATGCAAAATCATTAATAATGCttgcatatattttttcaaagacTAAAAGTAAATGTTGAGGAAAATCTAACTTTTTCTACAACGTCTACTTAACTTGGCCAACACCAGTAGAACTGAGGAACTAGTAACATTAAGGTCAGGTGTCTAGCCATCAACCTTCCACATTAAGGCAAACTTTTAACCTCAGTATTTACCACATACACCTAAGTggaatatcatattaaaaagtatcaaagaagaaaatattaattgcaaataaaataatatcaatccTTTAAAAACAGTCATAATTTATGGTTAAtcacatgaaaaattattttagaaaactattAAGTCTTTAATAACTTCAGAAGCAAGACAAGAAGCTGAATAATTATGGTTAATTTTTTGTATCTAATATCTTATCTATAAGATATAGACACATCAAAACAGACAGATCAAAAAGGTGGCATTCTTGAATGTCAAGAATGCTTTTAACAGCATTAAATGGATTGCTATTATGGCATAATTTAATAGGAGAAATATCTCTCCCTATATACAGAGGGTAAAACAGTTGAAACAGGGTACAAAGGTAGATAGCTCTATGAATCACCTCACCTTAGCTCTATGAATCACCTCACCTTAGCTCTATGAATCACCTCACCTTACAGGACAGTTTCAGCTGAGACAGTCTGTGATTACAGGATTACCATCATGGAGCTTCAGATCACCAAATGAGTGGAAAGGTGGTGAGGTAACCCCAAGGAAGGTGCTTGTAGGAGGCTAATCAATAACTGGCAGCTATACCTCCAAGTGCTTACTGGGCATGGAGTTTTTAATGAGTTCCAGTCTAGAACTAGTAGAAGATCAAACAATGAATGCTACTACTGCAAACTAATGGACACGGCTAACCACACAATATTTGATTGTGTGAGGTGGGTCAAAGAGAGACGCCTGTGTGAAACGTACACTGGCTCTCTCAATGTTAATAAACTAACCTCCAAGATGTTGGAAGAAGAAACCAGTTGGAAGAAcatcttaaaaatcaaaatgccAGATGAGCAATGAGCACTGCTATGATGTGGGGTGGTAAGTGGCCAACCTGGCACAAAGATAGTCAGAGGTCCTAAACAGGTTGATTGGTTTCTGATAAAATAACTGGGACTCCTCAAACCACTCCCTAGAAGGTTTCTCACTTAGTACACCTTGTCAGAGTTGTCTTTTGAGTCAGGTATTGGGAAAGAGCTGAGAAAGAGGAGAGGTTTTAGTCAGTGAGAGCTTGATACTACATTTTATATGAGCAGATGGTAGCTGGGAGAGCTTTACCatccattgataaaaaaatctacCAGCaccacttttttaaaacaaaaatgtccaTTGTTTATAcagatttctattaatttttttataactgtcaaATTGAAAGAcacaaaaaacagatttttgtttaAGTTGACAATGGGTGAAATAGagaaaatctgtattatttcatcaTTCTTGAATAGATGataccattttgtattttttataaagatttgattCTGAAAtggtatttcaaataaatttgttccGCCCATCAATAAAGATGAATTTTCTAATTTGTGATTCTAGGCATTTATCTAGTTTTACctaacttgtaaaattttttccaagtataaataatatttccaagCAGTTAcaaattttccatcatttataCAGTCTGattcattaaatgtaatttaatagtattaatacacttttattataattaattaaaagcagGCCTTAATGTGCTCCAGAGTGTCAATGTATTTATCCTCATGAAGATCTTGAATTCGAATTCCTCCAGATAGTCTTTCCCATACTAATGGAAATTTAATACGTGTTAATAATGGAATGCTTGCATTAAGAACTGAATCTACTTGATTGCATGCTTTCTTGACTACATCAGGATCAACCTCTTccattgttaattataatatatataaaaatagtatatattttttaatataattcaaaacagttggtttttattttagatacttCACATTTTgctttctcttttaaatttaatttaaacttaaa of Lycorma delicatula isolate Av1 chromosome 9, ASM4794821v1, whole genome shotgun sequence contains these proteins:
- the LOC142330007 gene encoding uncharacterized protein LOC142330007, with translation MKSRYKNNSYMVEEPLCKSLEILNDDESLKAFSQLIISRMHDTQSLIALKEDENKVIGCLIERVVDDINMKTASRMAIYEGSVLCKMQRLRKYILKQVNLKELFGTHRYNDIYIWSVEKEYRGYGIGKALMKAAIRQTKLFKIKVLGGIFTSNASQSMAKNMEFTSIFELLYASWIEEEEVVVINPGAKNYSANFLVIVFDDIIEEENEKINDNRKSGTSQERSVSSRNQGSTSN